From Platichthys flesus chromosome 19, fPlaFle2.1, whole genome shotgun sequence:
TTGAGGCTATCaagaaaattacatttaaattggaAATTTTTAGGTATTCAGAAAATCTGCCCCAAAGAGGGAAAATATCCTTAAAAAATCCTGCTGTGTCGCATTGTCTCAGTTCACAATGGCTTCAATGGTTGTCACCAAATATGGTTAGAAAGACTTTTGATTCGTACCAGGCAAACATCTGCACGGCATGAGTGAGGGCGTTCCAGGTAGTTGCAGAATACCATCTGCTTTCACGTGGTATTAAAATCAATTTAGGATGTTGTGCAGTCATGCGTTGGAAGCAGCCACATCTGAGCTAGACAGGTGAGAAGAGCCTCAAGATCTTGCACCTAAAAAAGAGCAAATTTTATAATTTCTATCTCGAGATTATTGGTTTTTAACGATATCTATGTAATTATTAGTTAGTAACAATAATTACTAAgataacaggaaataaaacattttgcaaCCCTTTTAAAGTGCACATGTTCATTCAGAAAATATGCCAACATTTTACTTACTATTTGAAATCCAAACTCTCAGAGTTCATAAGGTCTCAAGATAtttcacaaacatttttatgttgacattttctggagcaAATTGCTTACAGGCCGGAAACGAGTCCATGCTTTTATAGCTTTCAGAATCTTTTTTCCCAGATGACCCTGGTCAGTGCACACAGCCACATGAACACAAACGATGTTCAAGGTGAAAAGATAAATCTTAATGCTCGGGGATGTTTATCTGTGGGTGTGAGTGGTTGCACTGCTGTAGCTTACTCTTTTTGTAttcctctctctttgttttttctctggaTCTCGTCCCCGATgtctctcccacctcctctctcttatCCTGTCCTCTCTCCAATTCTATCGCTCCCCCTCTCGCTCCTGTAGGCGATGAAGGTGTTGTCCAAGAGGAGGCTGATGAGGCAGGCAGGTTTCCCACGTAAGTCTAGAGCCAGCGGCAGATGGTTAACACAGCAGATAGCACTGTCCTATCAAAAGTCTCCAGCCTTCCTCACCTACTTTGTTTCTGTCCTCCAACAGGAAGACCTCCCCCTCGTGGAGCCAAAGCAGCCCCTGAGGGCCCCCCCCATCTCAAAGGACCCCTGGAGCGGGTCTATCAAGAGATTGCCATCCTGAAAAAGCTGGACCATTCCAATGTAGTAAAACTAGTGGAGGTaaggttaaaatgtgtttatagaGAGGTGAGAAGTGCAGGTGTAACAGTAGATTCAGAAAATCAACAATTCAAGAAATGATTTTTAAGAAGGAAAAACTCAAACTAATACAAACTGGCAAAATACAAACAGGCTTGTCATTGATTCTCTTCTCCTAAGGAGCTGAGAATCAAAGGTATACTGCCATTTTTATAATGGAACAATCTGAAGAGTGGCCTCAGTGGAGTGtcatggaaagaaagaaagacacaaatcaacacaactAAATCTATTGAGAATTATTTAAATTTGCAATGGAGAAGTAAACTAACTGATTCTAACACATCTACACAGGACTGACTAAAAAACCTGCGGCCttttgaaaaaactaaaatccgAACTGCATTATAccagcaaatacatttttaccaGACAAAAAAGATGAGTGTGTTCTCACAGTTTTCCTTCTCTTTGCTTCGGTGCCAGGTTTTGGACGACCCCAGCGAGGACCATCTGTACATGGGTACGTTAGGGCCAGTCCTCCAGCCTTTggaacattacacacacacacacacacacacacacacacacacacacacacacacacacacacacacacacacacacagtcatgcataaagcaaatacaaaacaagGTCATTTGAAAGgatgttgtttttagttttctgtgtctTGGTTACTAAAAATCTTTCATCCCTAAcctcatgtgtgtttctgtcacagTGTTTGAGCTGGTGAAGAAAGGGTAAGCTAAGCCTCTTTTATATGGTGATGATTGTGGCTCTGGAGTGAGCTTAATCCCATTAGTTATGATTGCtaattgtgtgagtgtgtgtgtgtgtgtgtgtgtgtgtgtgctgtcatgTATTCACGTATTCAGGGCTGTGATGGAGGTACCGACAGATGAACCTTTCAGCGAGGACCAGGCACGCTTCTACTTCCAGGATCTGCTCAGGGGAATTGAGTATTGTGAGTCGTCCAAATCAAACCTCCTGTTATTCTTCCCTAGCAGCCTGTGACAACGTTGTATAAAGCCAAGAATCGGGCGATTGGGGTTGTgtatctgtctttctttcttagATGGCTTGTTATtttaccacacacactctccaaaATCGGGGGAATTAATAAACAATATaatctttaaaacacaaaacactatGATTCAATGGTGAGCTGGTATCGATTCAGCTCAGATTCAGATTTCTTTTGATTTGCAGCATGAAATAAATGGGGGTGTCCGTGAACTACTTCAGCTCAGCCTCGGAGAATAAATACCAGATTGACACTTATTCTTTAAGTAGAGATACAGATATGCAacgccttttttttcttttctacattTCAGAACAAAAGAATCCTGATGCAAAGCCCTAAATCATCTTAATGCACAGTAATATCCCTAAAATAGCTGTTATCAAGTCTCTAATAATTTTCTcgaatattttgtattttcatacaGCAAAGACACAGATTTGTAGATGAAAAAATGTAACATATAATTGTGGTGGCAAGATTAAGGCAGTTTAGTAAAAACATAAATTGCAAACAGATTAGTATGTATGATATGATTTAAGGTGGATTTACATATATTAAGAAATAATTACAggtgttcatgtttgtttatttttaccagCAACTGCTTTAATGTTTATCCAACTTCCTTCTAATGCAAGATTACTTTGCATGGGTCAAGCTCAAATTAAAAATACTCAGAGGGTATCTTAAAAGTATCATCTTAAGATCCCCCTTACATCCCAGACTAGGTCCTGTCAGAGAATGTTTATCATCCTGCCATAATCAGATTTTTGCTAATGGGaccttgttttctgtttcatcagTACATTACCAGAGGATCATCCACAGGGACGTCAAACCCTCCAACCTGTTGGTGGGAGAAGACGGACACATCAAGATAGCAGACTTCGGAGTCAGTAACCAGTTTGAGGGAACCGATGCTCTTCTGACCAGCACAGTGGGAACTCCTGCTTTCCTGGCCCCCGAAGCTCTGTCAGAAACCAGGAACTACTTCTCTGGAAAGGTACTGAGCTCACTAGTGCCCTCTGTTGATGAATTTCAGAATTTGTTTGGGTGTGTAATGATGCActgatattataatatatatcttacaacatgtttttttcccattaaGGCTTTGGATGTTTGGGCCATGGGAGTGACACTTTATTGTTTCGTCTTTGGAGTGGTGAGTCTGTGATATTGGTTGCTATTGCTGAGTTACTCCTCAATTACTCCTCAAtcggagaggcggtggtctagtggcagatacttggactatgggcagagaaggtctctggttcgtctctggttcgtctccacggagcgacaacaaaagacgaacctggattgatctgtccaaaaatccaagagtctccctaccctgtctagtgcccctgagcaaggcaccttactcccccaacatctgctccccgagcaccgtacatggtcgctcactgctctgtgtgtcctgcaccagatgggtcaaaagcagagattaaatttcactacctgcatgagtgtgcctttgcatgtctgtgcatgtgtttgggacaaataaatgcatcttaatcttaatgacaATCTGCTGATCCCCCATTAAAATATACTGCTCTGTCATTCACAGTGTCCTTTTATGGATGAGCGCATCCTCAGTCTTCATCAGAAAATCAAGACACAGCCTGTGGTGTTACCTGAACAGTcagttcttctcctcctcctcaatttgtgatgtgtttattgtatttaatgGCTGCTTGTTAAAgctataaattaaatatacaatatgcattttaaatacaattttatatgATTAACATTTGATTTTCACTGTTTCAACAGAGCTGACATATCAGATGATCTCAAAGATTTGTTGCTGAAAATGTTGGATAAGAATCCAGAGACGAGGATATCAGTCACACAGATTAAGGTGAACTCTTCTTTTCGGCTCAGCTGGTTGTGTCCGATATTTGGGATTTAACCAAGTTTGAGATTCACACATAGAATGAAGGAAGTCACCTGAtcgaaacatttttaaaatactgCTGTGTCTGATGGATTTGTAAACATACATCTCATCTTGTCTTGTGCCTGTGTCCAGGTGCACCCGTGGGTTACAAGGCACGGTGCGGAGCCGCTTCCTCCAGAGGATGACAACTGCTGTCTGCTGATCgaggtcacagaggaggaggtggagaattCTGTGAAACACATCcccagcctggctacagtggtGAGTTCAAGaacttgtttttgtctctgtttttttaggtgCTGTTTGCTTAGAAAGCAATAATAAGCCTATTCCCCTAAGTATTACAATATGCATATTCTTGTGAGCCCAACCCCTTTGTTCTTAAACCAGACAGAAAGAAAGCGAAGCATgctgtattaatgtgtgtgtggttcttcATCAGATCATGGTGAGAACTATGCTGAGGAAGCGTTCTTTTGGGAACCCGTTCGACCTGGGCCGCAAAGAGGAGCGCGGCAGCTTGGGTGCTCCAGGGCAGACGCTCATGTAAGGATTGTTCACAGCTTACAACAAAAACTAATGAAGGATTTGAAGTATTATTAGGAGTCAGAGTTCTCTGAGCAGTGTGCTGTCACCAACATAAAGTCACTAAGAGCTGTTGCCAGCTGTTTGTCAGGTAAACAGTTGttatttctctcctccctctcctgcccTGCAGGAAAGGCAGAGCAGGCAAAGTGAGATACTGCGacatacactgtaaacaaagaagGTAAATACCTGGAGGAAAACATAGTGTTATTGTAGTAAAGTGGTAGCAACTGTACTTTAACACCCCTGGCATGATAGAAGCAGCAGCATTTCCCAATGTGGCTTCAGTGGGAAAATTCTCTCCTATTTAGAAGTGTGCAAACATCCTCTAGCATCTACCAGAATATTTACTTTATACTTCTGTATTTAGTATTTCTTATATTCTTCTATTTCTTAATTTAATGTAGGATGGTCAAAGCGAAATTTCACTCAAATTATATGAATTGTATGAAcggtgttgttgtgttgacttGTGTTAGATTATTAAGTATCAATGTGTTCCTGCAGGAAAAATATAatcttaaaatattaatatttgcagCAAAATTGTTCTCCATACTAAATTCATAAAGAGCCCAGAGCATCTATTTATCATGATAGGTTGATATTCATTCCTTGCATGAAGAGTCCTCACTTTTCCAAAAGCACATATCTGGGACTTAGTGTCCTCATGTTTGTCCTTGGAAAGAATCCCAGCTTTATTTTGCTGATTTCCCCCCTCGTGATTGAACGATGCTAGTTAACAGCTTGCCAGGTTTCCTTTGTGCCTGCTGCCCTGCATTACGTCATAATGAAGTGGTTAGTTTCATAACGTCTTTatgaagatggacaacgtgTCTTTACTCTCTCTCTATATCCAGAATTGAAGGTAAAATACCCCAGATATgaagagatagatagatacactGCAAGCTCCTGTTAGCACACATGCTCCAACAATCACAagacagtctcagctgtcaatcatgacctttcaccccatcaacaaataatcaaacataACGAAAAACcaaactgactgaaaaatttaCTCTGGAACTAACATCAGTGacttttagtttgatccatttCCCATCTGCTAATATGGATGAGGCAGAgcttatgacctatactgcagatagccaccagagggcaatcAAGACACGTAAGCTTCACATTCGAGGAGCCGACATgttgtctatctttatatacagtctgtaaTTGGAGTCAGTTGCTGTAATTAAAGAGGTGTTTCTGATGTGACCTTCAGGAAGCAGGAGAGTGGGGATGGCATGAAGACTATGGACCTGCCCTACGTGGGAGAAGACGAGGCTCTTTCCTGATGACCAGGGTCCACAGTCCACCATGCCCCGCTGCACGACCCCCCTTTACTCACGCTTTTATACTGGCGGCCTACGCCCACATGCGTTtcctggtggaggtgaagcggCCGCAGAGAACAAAGAGAACCCGACGGATCTGAGGCACTTTGACGACCATTTGCTTGTTCTCCATTTTCCGAGGCTTTAAAGGGAGACTTGTCAAAACTCCCAGAGAGAATCCTCCTGAACATTGCACCTGTCTGCAGCTCTCATCGCCCAAACCAgtctcctctcttctcaccCTGCATGCATGTATAGTCTGTGCATGCTTCGTCTCAGGCTTCAACTGTACAGCTTTGTGTTTTACTTGTAGTTTAGCCACTCGTGTTTCTCCTTGTCCTCACTTGACGATACTTTCAGGTAACGGGTGGCCGTGGATGACGGTTAATGGGGAGGGATGGTTGTATTTTCGCCATCACCTCAACCTGCTCTCCATTGGAGCAGGTTTTTATTGACGATGATTGTCTGGTTCGCTCTGCTTCAGAGCGGCAGGGCCCAGTtttgtcaaatatttttcaGAGAACGACTCATCTGCACagttttcccccaaaaaatggaaaaaagggCAACGATAAAAATGTTTACGTCACTGAATGCATTTGTTTACTTTCCCAATGCAACATTGTATAAGCTATTTCTGAGCACTGGCAAGCACAGGACACACTTTGTTTGATGCAATTCTTTCTTATTTCAGTCTTACCACTGGCTCTTAATTGAGTCCATCATCTACTACAATCAGAGAGTAGAAagctttaaaaactgttaatatGTTGCTTTGCAAGTTCATCATTGCTTTTCAATGGCTTAGATTTAAAGCTTTTGCTTCAGTGAGACTTTTCTCAAGTGAGCAGTCAAATATTTGTTGGTTTATGCTTGATATTTTAAGCTTGACAAAAACAGAATGTGTTGGAGCAACATTATTCTTTAGGCTTTTAAGTTTAAACCCAAAATTATTTCTCAGCTATTAATTGGACAAACATGCGCTCGTTGGCGGTTTCAtactgaaaagagaaaatcgTGACTCTCCAACCTCACGTTCAAACTGGGAAGGTTCTCACTTGTTTGGTTTTGTATCGTAagaatcagtgttttttttatttaaacgcACATTTTCAGAACACCAAAAAcactttaattatatataacGTTGTAAAGTGCAGTAACTTAAACAGACAAACCTTTAAactatttgtttgtgttaaattaCCAGAGCTGGTGCAGCATTTACGTTTTGAGATGGGAGGGCATAGAGCAGCTGCAGATGTGTCTTGTAAAAATCTATGCATATCTATTGAACTGTTATAAAGAAACTCTTATGTCATCGTTGATTGAAGGACTGGGCCAGTctgcaaatatttatatataaactaactatcaaatatttatatttattctcatgttttttcatttttgatgaTCCCAAAGCAGTAAAATCAGCACATTTCCACTTTTGctccttgtgtttcctctttgtttgtcttcattttCTCTGGCATTAGTGTAAAAGTAGAGATAGTCTCTGGATGTTAACATAGAAAAACGACAGAATATTGTTTGTAACATTTCAATGCTTCCACACATGAATAACTTCGGCACTTAAGTGTTGAATGTATATGAAAAGGGACTTTGgattaatatattttgtacCTTACTACTTGCATGTCACTCTGAACTGTaccaagtgtgtgtctgttgtgtgacTAGTACTATGCATAtggtgtgtctctctctgtgtggtgCAGTGGTGTCGCTCTGTCAGGTTGTCACATGCAAACTCACTGGCTGGATCGGGACGGCTGCACGAGTTTGAATCATTCTCTTCACTTTTCTTTACTGGATATTTAATTCATGCTGCAAATAGAGATACGATTTAAATTGCCAAACTggactttttaaaacacacacaccctttctGTTTATTATATTTGCATGATAAACAACGATAGCTAACAATATTTTAAAGCCTGTCATTAACTCAATTATTGCAGAATagccaaaaatgtatttcagacTTTGCAATGCCACCTCATTTAAATAGGCCTTCTACTCATAATTACACATTCTGAACTAAATGGAAGTTGCTGCAGATTCAGAATAAGCTTTTGATTTGAGTGAAATAAGGCAAGTTTACCTCTGGTGGGAATATTTCCCGTCCATgaccaacaggaagtgagtgaaGGACAGTTGACGTCTAAATGCAGGGTGACGGTGCAAGCCACAAAAAAATGCGGTGTGATAGATATTTTATACAtactatttaaatatttaaaattgtaGTTAACACAGTTTTTGAAAAAGGCTACAGTATGTGATTAACATTTATTGTTCACATGGTTTTGAATTCTGTGGTGTAATTCATTTTGCTAAAgagctctggggggggggggggggggtcttcccCCTGAATGCATGCCAA
This genomic window contains:
- the LOC133975275 gene encoding calcium/calmodulin-dependent protein kinase kinase 2, with product MFPCHVSPWPSAEPMASCGSHAPQDQPSQPLPDLLCSCPAPPLNTTPQTPSPDPMESLIVITEYEPSRPTGEEEVEDMDSSETPEPASSVAAPFPTSSCDLLSHTVCRSASLLPQTQEQRGRLNMSDRKLSLQERSQSVASPCSSPGLNGRYIYPSLPYSPITSPHSSPRFLRRPTVESHSVSITDLQDCVQLNQYKLKDEIGKGSYGVVKLAYNEDDNTYYAMKVLSKRRLMRQAGFPRRPPPRGAKAAPEGPPHLKGPLERVYQEIAILKKLDHSNVVKLVEVLDDPSEDHLYMVFELVKKGAVMEVPTDEPFSEDQARFYFQDLLRGIEYLHYQRIIHRDVKPSNLLVGEDGHIKIADFGVSNQFEGTDALLTSTVGTPAFLAPEALSETRNYFSGKALDVWAMGVTLYCFVFGVCPFMDERILSLHQKIKTQPVVLPEQADISDDLKDLLLKMLDKNPETRISVTQIKVHPWVTRHGAEPLPPEDDNCCLLIEVTEEEVENSVKHIPSLATVIMVRTMLRKRSFGNPFDLGRKEERGSLGAPGQTLMKQESGDGMKTMDLPYVGEDEALS